The genomic stretch AATACCTTCTCGGGTACAACCATTGCCATGGCAGACTACGGCATGGAAGAATTAGTATACGAACTCAATTATGAATCGGCCAAACTTGCAAAGCAAGTAGCCGAAGAATTCACCCAAAAAGACCCGAACAAGCCAAGGTTTGTTGCCGGTAGTATTGGCCCCACCAATAAAACGGCCAGTATGTCTCCCGATGTAAACGACCCCGGGTTTCGTGCCATTTCTTTTGATGAACTCCGTGTTGCCTATAAACAGCAGGTAGAGGCCCTGCTCGATGGTGGCTCGGACATTTTATTGGTAGAGACCATTTTTGATACATTGAATGCCAAAGCCGCTCTTTTTGCTATTGAGGAAGTAAAGGATGAACGCAATATCGAAGTCCCCGTAATGGTCAGTGGCACCATTACCGATGCTTCGGGAAGAACGTTGTCCGGACAGACCGCCGAAGCATTTTTGATTTCCATTTCCCATATTCCCATTTTATCCGTTGGATTCAATTGCGCCTTGGGAGCCAAGCAATTGGTGCCTCATTTGGAGGTTGTTTCGGCGAAATCAGCATATGCTATTTCGGCGCATCCAAATGCGGGACTGCCCAATGCCTTTGGCGAATACGACGAAACACCCGAGCAGATGGCCGCCCAGATCAAGGAATATGTAGAGAAAGGATTGGTGAACATTGTGGGTGGCTGCTGCGGGACTACCCCGGATCA from Flagellimonas oceani encodes the following:
- a CDS encoding homocysteine S-methyltransferase family protein; protein product: MEKIEDILKKRILVLDGAMGTMLQQYKFKEEDFRGERFKDWPTDLQGNNDLLSLTQPEAVKEVHRKFLEAGADILETNTFSGTTIAMADYGMEELVYELNYESAKLAKQVAEEFTQKDPNKPRFVAGSIGPTNKTASMSPDVNDPGFRAISFDELRVAYKQQVEALLDGGSDILLVETIFDTLNAKAALFAIEEVKDERNIEVPVMVSGTITDASGRTLSGQTAEAFLISISHIPILSVGFNCALGAKQLVPHLEVVSAKSAYAISAHPNAGLPNAFGEYDETPEQMAAQIKEYVEKGLVNIVGGCCGTTPDHIKAIADVVKEYSPRKTEQAYGTSI